The following are from one region of the Platichthys flesus chromosome 2, fPlaFle2.1, whole genome shotgun sequence genome:
- the prkcda gene encoding protein kinase C, delta a — protein sequence MAPFLRVTFNSYDLGVLPPLADPPFCAIKMKEAVTTERGKTLVQRKPTMYPAWKASFDAHIYEGRVLEVLLMKTAEEPLAEVSVGVSVLAERCKKANGRAEFWVDLHPSGKVMMAVQYFLEGMESEGQQAGKEEDVPTLNRRRGAIKQAKIHFIKNHEFIATFFRQPTFCSVCREFVWGLNKQGYKCRQCNAAIHKKCIDKIIGRCTGTAANSRETMFQKERFKIDMPHRFKNHNYMSPTFCDHCGSLLWGIVKQGLKCEDCGMNVHHKCQDKVANLCGINQKLLAEALTQVSQKSSTRRSDPNLPDQADIGIYDEVNKLSGLDINDPSPYGKLWEGSNPRSQSRITHLTQINVDNFIFHKVLGKGSFGKVLLAELKGRGEYFAVKALKKDVVLMDDDVECTMVEKRVLALAWDNPFLTHLYSTFQTKEHLFFVMEYLNGGDLMFHIQEKGRFELYRASFYSAEIICGLQFLHSKGIIYRDLKLDNVMLDYEGHIKIADFGMCKENVFGENRATTFCGTPDYIAPEILLGQKYSFSVDWWSFGVLLYEMLVGQSPFHGDDEDELFESIRMDTPHYPRWIDKEAKDLMEQLFERDPTRRLGIVGNIRLHPFFKAFPWQALENREIEPPFKPKIKAPNDCSNFDREFLSEKPRLSHSDKNFIDSMDQSAFAGFSFINPKMEHLLEK from the exons ATGGCTCCTTTCTTGAGGGTCACCTTTAACTCGTACGATTTGGGCGTCCTGCCTCCTCTGGCAGACCCTCCGTTCTGTGCAATCAAGATGAAGGAAGCAGTAACAACTG AGCGAGGTAAGACCCTGGTTCAGCGGAAGCCCACAATGTACCCGGCTTGGAAGGCCAGTTTTGATGCGCACATCTACGAGGGTCGTGTGCTCGAGGTTCTGCTGATGAAGACAGCAGAGGAGCCACTGGCTGAGGTGTCCGTCGGTGTGTCCGTCCTCGCCGAGCGCTGCAAGAAAGCCAACGGCCGTGCTGAATTCTGG GTGGACCTCCATCCTTCTGGGAAAGTGATGATGGCAGTGCAGTATTTTCTGGAGGGAATGGAATCAG AGGGTCAACAGGCTGGGAAGGAGGAAGATGTTCCTACTCTGAACCGCAGACGTGGGGCCATCAAGCAGGCCAAGATCCACTTCATCAAGAACCACGAGTTCATCGCCACATTCTTCAGACAGCCCACTTTCTGCTCCGTTTGCAGAGAGTTTGTCTG GGGACTCAACAAACAAGGCTACAAATGCAGAC aATGCAATGCAGCCATCCACAAGAAATGCATAGACAAAATTATTGGCAGATGTACCGGCACTGCTGCCAACAGTCGGGAGACTATG TTCCAGAAGGAGCGTTTCAAAATTGACATGCCGCACCGTTTCAAGAACCACAACTACATGAGTCCCACATTCTGCGACCATTGTGGAAGTCTGCTGTGGGGTATTGTCAAACAAGGCCTGAAGTGTGAAG ATTGTGGCATGAATGTTCATCACAAGTGTCAGGATAAAGTTGCCAACCTTTGTGGTATCAACCAGAAACTACTAGCTGAAGCTCTAACACAAGTCAGCCAG AAATCGTCCACTCGCCGTTCGGATCCAAACCTGCCTGATCAGGCAGATATTGGAATCTATGATGAAGTTAACAAACTTTCTGGACTGGATATCAATG ACCCATCTCCCTACGGCAAACTGTGGGAGGGGTCTAATCCTCGTTCTCAGTCTCGTATCACCCACCTGACACAAATCAACGTGGACAACTTCATCTTCCACAAGGTTTTGGGAAAAGGCAGCTTTGGCAAG GTTCTCCTTGCAGAGCTGAAGGGTCGTGGAGAGTACTTTGCTGTGAAGGCCCTGAAGAAGGACGTAGTGCTGATGGATGATGATGTGGAGTGCACTATGGTGGAGAAGAGAGTCTTGGCTTTAGCCTGGGACAATCCCTTCCTCACCCACCTCTACTCCACCTTCCAGACAAAG GAGCATCTGTTCTTTGTGATGGAGTACCTGAACGGAGGAGACTTGATGTTTCATATTCAGGAGAAAGGGCGCTTTGAGCTCTACAGAGCCTC GTTCTACTCGGCTGAGATCATTTGTGGTCTCCAGTTCTTACACTCCAAAGGGATCATCTACAG AGATCTAAAGTTAGACAATGTGATGCTGGACTATGAGGGACACATTAAGATCGCTGACTTCGGGATGTGCAAGGAGAATGTGTTCGGAGAGAATCGCGCCACAACCTTCTGTGGCACTCCTGACTACATCGCTCCAGAG ATCCTGTTGGGACAGAAATACTCATTCTCTGTTGACTGGTGGTCATTCGGGGTGCTGCTGTATGAGATGCTGGTCGGCCAGTCGCCTTTCCACGGAGACGATGAGGATGAGTTGTTTGAGTCCATCCGCATGGATACTCCCCACTATCCCCGCTGGATTGACAAGGAGGCCAAGGACCTAATGGAGCAG TTGTTCGAGAGAGACCCCACCCGCAGACTCGGAATTGTGGGTAATATTCGTTTACACCCCTTCTTCAAGGCCTTTCCCTGGCAGGCGTTGGAGAATAGGGAGATTGAACCCCCCTTCAAACCCAAAATA AAAGCCCCGAATGACTGCAGCAACTTTGACCGGGAGTTCCTCAGTGAGAAGCCTCGTCTCTCTCACAGCGATAAGAACTTCATCGACTCCATGGACCAGTCGGCGTTCGCTGGGTTTTCATTCATCAACCCAAAGATGGAGCACCTTTTAGAAAAGTGA